A stretch of Pangasianodon hypophthalmus isolate fPanHyp1 chromosome 9, fPanHyp1.pri, whole genome shotgun sequence DNA encodes these proteins:
- the urahb gene encoding 5-hydroxyisourate hydrolase b, which translates to MDSPLVTHVLNTADGVPAARIALSLHRLDPQMALWNLITTGTTDENGHCPGLITRQDFTVGMYKLRFETGQYWESLGQTSFYPYVEIVFTITDLDQRFHVPLHLSRYTYSVYRCSCRQ; encoded by the exons ATGGATAGTCCTCTTGTTACCCATGTGCTGAACACTGCAGATGGGGTTCCTGCAGCACGCATTGCCCTCAGTCTGCATCGTCTAGACCCTCAGATGGCCCTCTGGAACCTTATCACTACTGG AACCACAGATGAGAATGGCCACTGTCCAGGGCTAATCACCAGACAAGATTTCACCGTAGGGATGTACAAATTACGTTTTGAGACTGGACAGTATTGGGAAAGTTTGGGCCAGACCAGCTTTTACCCATATGTAGAG ATTGTCTTCACAATAACAGACCTGGACCAGAGGTTTCATGTGCCTCTACATCTCAGCAGATACACATACAGTGTCTACAGGTGTAGCTGTAGGCAGTAG
- the si:dkey-234i14.3 gene encoding fibulin-7-like isoform X2 gives MYNGGIFVIIFITCQMLGSQSQECVSRQEVQSTLRHVHKLLSAHETSFLQSVRSLRKKLNLLHNNTIKHSGNTAICLAPNPPANGRMLGQVFRVGHEVHFLCNPGFQLSGPETRECLDSLSWSGEEPTCKMVDAGTDNNPTSSMPTSTSSPSPPSVSAYVRPARCIELQGAVHCTCEQGYSISSQDRSLCTDIDECELFRMTQPGRLCLHACVNTAGSYYCQCPTGYSVSKDNRSCQDIDECERGAHNCTKEQVCVNTFGGHRCMVVECPRFRNASYIKTSPLQCERNPCVQGNKACLQAPVSINFHFMSLVSNMSTPRVLFRVSAARILGDALRFGLLGNRGAGHFTLQRSSRQSGELLLVEPVQGPATLEAEVEMSELERRTLLGRYVTKVTLFVSPYSF, from the exons ATGTATAACGGTGGAATATTTGTGATCATTTTTATCACATGCCAGATGCTCGGATCTCAGAGCCAG gagtgtgtgagcagGCAGGAGGTCCAGAGCACTCTACGACATGTCCATAAGCTGCTCTCAGCGCACGAGACCTCCTTCTTACAGAGTGTACGCAGCCTGCGCAAGAAACTCAACCTGCTACACAACAACACAATCAAACACAGCGGAAACACAG CAATATGCCTGGCTCCAAACCCACCAGCCAATGGCAGGATGCTGGGCCAAGTGTTCAGAGTGGGCCATGAGGTTCACTTCCTCTGCAACCCTGGTTTCCAGCTGTCAGGGCCAGAGACTAGGGAGTGTCTGGATTCCCTCAGCTGGAGTGGAGAAGAGCCAACCTGCAAGA TGGTAGATGCTGGAACAGACAATAACCCTACTTCCTCCATGCCCACATCTACCTCATCACCTTCTCCACCTTCAGTCTCAGCTTACGTGCGTCCCGCCCGCTGTATCGAGTTGCAAGGCGCCGTGCACTGCACATGTGAGCAAGGCTATAGCATCTCCAGCCAGGACAGAAGCTTGTGCACAG ACATTGATGAATGCGAGCTCTTCCGTATGACCCAACCGGGCCGTCTATGTTTGCACGCGTGTGTGAACACAGCTGGGAGCTACTACTGCCAATGTCCCACCGGCTACAGCGTCAGCAAAGACAACAGGAGCTGCCAAG ACATtgatgagtgtgagagaggagCTCACAACTGTACCaaagagcaggtgtgtgtgaacactTTCGGAGGTCACAGATGCATGGTAGTGGAATGCCCTCGCTTCCGCAATGCTTCCTACATCAAGACCTCACCTCT GCAATGTGAGCGTAATCCCTGTGTCCAGGGCAACAAAGCTTGTCTCCAGGCTCCCGTCTCCATCAACTTTCACTTCATGTCATTGGTGTCGAACATGAGCACTCCCCGTGTTCTGTTCCGGGTTTCAGCAGCCCGTATTCTGGGAGACGCCCTGCGCTTTGGACTGCTGGGAAATCGGGGGGCAGGGCATTTTACCCTTCAGCGCTCGAGCAGACAGAGTGGGGAGCTGCTGCTGGTGGAGCCAGTGCAAGGCCCTGCCACGTTGGAGGCTGAGGTGGAGATGAGCGAGCTAGAGAGGAGAACACTGCTGGGACGATATGTTACAAAGGTTACACTCTTCGTATCCCCATACAGCTTCTAA
- the si:dkey-234i14.3 gene encoding fibulin-7-like isoform X1, translating into MYNGGIFVIIFITCQMLGSQSQECVSRQEVQSTLRHVHKLLSAHETSFLQSVRSLRKKLNLLHNNTIKHSGNTGKHSTPICLAPNPPANGRMLGQVFRVGHEVHFLCNPGFQLSGPETRECLDSLSWSGEEPTCKMVDAGTDNNPTSSMPTSTSSPSPPSVSAYVRPARCIELQGAVHCTCEQGYSISSQDRSLCTDIDECELFRMTQPGRLCLHACVNTAGSYYCQCPTGYSVSKDNRSCQDIDECERGAHNCTKEQVCVNTFGGHRCMVVECPRFRNASYIKTSPLQCERNPCVQGNKACLQAPVSINFHFMSLVSNMSTPRVLFRVSAARILGDALRFGLLGNRGAGHFTLQRSSRQSGELLLVEPVQGPATLEAEVEMSELERRTLLGRYVTKVTLFVSPYSF; encoded by the exons ATGTATAACGGTGGAATATTTGTGATCATTTTTATCACATGCCAGATGCTCGGATCTCAGAGCCAG gagtgtgtgagcagGCAGGAGGTCCAGAGCACTCTACGACATGTCCATAAGCTGCTCTCAGCGCACGAGACCTCCTTCTTACAGAGTGTACGCAGCCTGCGCAAGAAACTCAACCTGCTACACAACAACACAATCAAACACAGCGGAAACACAGGCAAGCACAGCACTC CAATATGCCTGGCTCCAAACCCACCAGCCAATGGCAGGATGCTGGGCCAAGTGTTCAGAGTGGGCCATGAGGTTCACTTCCTCTGCAACCCTGGTTTCCAGCTGTCAGGGCCAGAGACTAGGGAGTGTCTGGATTCCCTCAGCTGGAGTGGAGAAGAGCCAACCTGCAAGA TGGTAGATGCTGGAACAGACAATAACCCTACTTCCTCCATGCCCACATCTACCTCATCACCTTCTCCACCTTCAGTCTCAGCTTACGTGCGTCCCGCCCGCTGTATCGAGTTGCAAGGCGCCGTGCACTGCACATGTGAGCAAGGCTATAGCATCTCCAGCCAGGACAGAAGCTTGTGCACAG ACATTGATGAATGCGAGCTCTTCCGTATGACCCAACCGGGCCGTCTATGTTTGCACGCGTGTGTGAACACAGCTGGGAGCTACTACTGCCAATGTCCCACCGGCTACAGCGTCAGCAAAGACAACAGGAGCTGCCAAG ACATtgatgagtgtgagagaggagCTCACAACTGTACCaaagagcaggtgtgtgtgaacactTTCGGAGGTCACAGATGCATGGTAGTGGAATGCCCTCGCTTCCGCAATGCTTCCTACATCAAGACCTCACCTCT GCAATGTGAGCGTAATCCCTGTGTCCAGGGCAACAAAGCTTGTCTCCAGGCTCCCGTCTCCATCAACTTTCACTTCATGTCATTGGTGTCGAACATGAGCACTCCCCGTGTTCTGTTCCGGGTTTCAGCAGCCCGTATTCTGGGAGACGCCCTGCGCTTTGGACTGCTGGGAAATCGGGGGGCAGGGCATTTTACCCTTCAGCGCTCGAGCAGACAGAGTGGGGAGCTGCTGCTGGTGGAGCCAGTGCAAGGCCCTGCCACGTTGGAGGCTGAGGTGGAGATGAGCGAGCTAGAGAGGAGAACACTGCTGGGACGATATGTTACAAAGGTTACACTCTTCGTATCCCCATACAGCTTCTAA